DNA sequence from the Penicillium psychrofluorescens genome assembly, chromosome: 3 genome:
TGCCAGAAGCCCACGTTAGTGATCCATGCCATGACGTAGAGGATGGCGGGCCGACCGACCGAATTTCCGCAGAaacatcatcgtcgccacgATGCACGCGGGCAACTGCAGAGGGAAGGGAGACAGATCCGCAGGGAGAATGAGGAAGCTATGGCCGCCGAGGCGAGCCAGTCTTTCTACAGACTTGCCTCGCAGGGAACTCATCGGGGCAGAACGACGCGCGAGGCTGGAGAATGTCTTTGTCCGTCGCAGCTTTCGATCTGAGGGACGAGCAGTCGTCGCTAATGCCACAGTGGAGCGAACTGGGCGGACTCGGCCTAGCAGTCCGTGACGGCGTCGAGGCACACCCTGGGCTTCATTGACGGGGGACTTGTCGTCGTTCGCTGTTATGATAAAGGCCATCAGCAGATTCAAACTAGCAGCAAAACGGTATATTTACAGGGGAAAGCCTCCAGGTCATCCACCTCGTGCGGTATTGTGATGTGGAGGTTCATTCGTGCCGCCAATTGATTGAACGCGATGGTCGCCTTGTTCGGGTCAAGGTGACTGATTTGCGTGGTCCAACTGGCgtggctgctggccgagctcGTTCGGTTGGTGCTAGGATCAGCGCGAGAGCTGCCACCATTTACTGTCGAAGGGAGCGGCGGGACAGCCAACGGGTTTTCAAGCGGGAGAGACGCCTGCGTCGAGGCTTTCTGGCTTCGGTTTCCACTGGCCACGGAGGGTTCAGCAGCAACTTCGGCATTCTTCGAATCCGAGAAGGGGTCAGATGGCTCTGGACGATGCACAATCTCCTGCGTGTAATTCAGAATACTCGGCCACATCCAGCCCTCATCGAAGATTTCCTGGATAGGCGTCGGGTCGCGCTGCGAGGGATGCCGACAGACAGTGATGTTGGAGTGAGTCGACTCATCGGACCGAGTCGTCTGAGAGCTAGTCCTCCGCGTCTCGTCAGTTACATCAGGTTCAGGTTCAAGTTCGGCAGGAGCTTCGTTTCCAGACAAGATAACAAAGCCACCTTTTTCCGACGAGGTCTCCACTGCATTCGCGTTGCTGGATTCATGTTGGTCAGTGATGTTATCCACCGTAGTACCAGAGACAGAGTCTCGATCCCGAGACGCTTTGCTCTGACGGAAGAGAGCCTTCAAACCACTAAGTCGCTTAGAGCCTCGTTGAGATCGCGAGAGAAGCTCGCTCGCATCGTCGCCATTGGTAGTAGTGACGGTGACAGGCTCATCCGGAATTTCATCAACAAGTGGAGGAAATGGCTCGGTAGATTCCACCGACTTGATCTCGTAAAGGCTGTGGCCGCCGCTCGTTCGTTCTGTCTCGGTTTTGTCTAGAGTCGAGTCAAGTTTCGTGAGTGGCTCGAAATCCTGGGACACTTGGGGCACTGCATTGGGTTGTGAACGGCCAAATCGACCCCAGTTGCGACGAGGTTTGGCTGGGTTGTCGACGCGTGGTTTAGACCGGAAAAGCGTCAGAATGAACACCATTTCTGGCGAAAAGGGAATGAGATGTCCTCAGAGTAAGTGGTTCGCAGTGGGACAGATTCCATGGGAGAGATAAAGAGGCCAAACGCTCTCTAGGATGGTAAGAGATGGGCATCTCGAGGGAAGGTGCCATCCTGGAGTCAAGGGCAATCAAATGGAAGGACGCCCGACAATGCGGCCGGTTAGAAGCAGGAACGACCGAGATCTCTCACGGGAATCGTAGAATACAATTGGGGATGATTGATCGAACATACACAAAAAAATTCTTGATAGAAATCTATTTCTGTCCACCTTAGCGCCAGCACTCGGCCGTTGAAAGAAACCAACCCGTGTCATCACCTCTGTACATTTGCAGACCTCAAAAGAAACAAGATAGGGAAAAACCCAGCGCGAGGGACCGGTCGTTCTCAGACATTATCCCGAGGTgaagccaaaaaaaaaagaagaagaaaaaaaacgCCAAGTCCATGCAAGAATAGGTAGGATATGTATAGAGCCAATGCCCGCGCACACGGGTTGAAGTCCACGGGGAATCGGATCATGCCTCGTCATTTTCTCCCTCGAGAAGAATGTAGTGTAGAATGTCGCTGAGGGTGAGGACGCCTTTGAGCTTGAAATGCTCGTCCACCACTACTAGACGGTGCACCCGTGATTTGCGGATGGTGTCGAAGATCGTGTCGAGTCCCTCATTCAGTGAACAGGTGTAGATCCCCGGGAAATCCTGCATGTCCGTGTTAGTCGGAACGCCATTAACGACTGTTTCGCACACATACCGCGGATCGCTTCTTCAAGGCTTCCCCTACTGTTAGACTCAGATCGTCGTAGAAACCGCCCTTGATCAGCGTGATTACATCGACTGCCTCGAACACATTGTACACGACACCTGATACAAAGACGTTAGCATTGATCCTTTCTGGTCAGAAGAAGACATCACGTACCCTCCGAGTTGAGAATAGGGACGCTAGAGATGCTCCGCTCGACCAAGATATGAATCACGTCGATGACAGGCGTATCCATTGACGCCGACGCGACATTGTTATAACTGCCCAGCAAGATTTCCCCCAGCGGCCGGCGCAACTTCTGCGTATCAGGAACATTGACGGCGACAAATTTCAGGATGCGGTATTGCGTGACGACGCTGAGGACGTGGGAGCGATCGGTCTGGCTGTCGGACGTGACGAGCGGGATACGGCGGGCGCGGGATTCCAGCATGCGGCGGCATGCTTCGTAGAGGGGTCGCTCCGGgtcgatggagatggttTCGGGCGGCGCGACACCCAATGCTTTCTCGACCTCTTTTACCGGCACTCCCATGTCAGTGTCTGGGTTACTGCGACCACTCTCAATTAATTTGGAACACGCACCTCGAAGACTATCCAGCCGGAACTGGTCGATCTGGTCCAGCGCGGCGGGGTTCTGGAAGTAATACTGGATGACATTGATATAATCCGAGGTGGTCAGGAGACCGGCAAACTTGGAAGCCTTGGAGTCCCACAATGGGGCTGACACGATGCCTGTACGTCCCGACGAGGGGGGGCAGGGAGCCCCTCCGTATGCGGGATTGTCAGCGGGCGGTTCAAAAGAcaggggagaggaggagagaggaCGCAACCATTTTGAATGAGGATGTTCAGACTCTCTTTGACCGAGAGCGAGGTGTCGAAAATGATCAGACGGAAGCTGAGCGGCAGCACATCGTAGCTGGTGCGGACCTTGAGGAAATTGCGGATGGCGCGCTGTTCGGATCAGTCAGAATCTCGATTGGGACCGTGCAGAGGGGGAGGGCAAACAGACCAGGCCCTGTCGCTCCTCCCGGTGAATGGTGTCGCGCTCGGAGGCCATTTGCGGACGAAGGTACGAGGATGGCTGCACGAAGACCTCGTGACCGTGAGAAGGTgagtggaagaaaagacgagGAGGTTCCGCCTTCGTCATGGCTGGCGGGTCCGCATCGGGGTGGGCGGTGGGAAGTATGGATGGACTGAAGGAGTGAACTAACTCCTGACGGGAAGCAGAAGAATCATGGAAAAATACGGGCGTCAGTACGTAGGATGTGCTCGGTCGTAGTCGTAGTCGTATGTAGTCTGAATTATCCCCCCTCAACGCCCCTGCCACGATGCTAAATCGAGATGTCGGAACTAATTCCCGACGAGGTATCATGctgaaaaggaaaaaaaaaaatgaaatTATACATGGCCATGAAGCTTCACCCGATAAATGCACGTATTGTTCGCTCCCCAACTCGACTTCACTCGCAAAACCACCTTGTCGGCGCGGATCGTCGGCACGTCCACGATCACGTTGAGCGGGAAGTGCTGCACATGGTCCCGCTTATGGATGTCATATACCATCTGGCCTACCCGATAGAAGTTTGGCCCGAGTATTGGGTCATCCGAGTACACACTCTCGGGCTCATCGATGTTGTGCATGCGCAGGGAGCTCATGAGCACGTCGTGAAGCGATTTCTCGCCCGGGATGTTGTAGCCGCCGAGTCCTTCCTCGCGCGACGAAGCCGGCTCGCTCGGGCGGGATTGCCGCGACGACCATCCAGGAAGCCATCCAGACGATGACTCGGTCGGCGCTTTACTGTGCAACGCGAG
Encoded proteins:
- a CDS encoding uncharacterized protein (ID:PFLUO_005023-T1.cds;~source:funannotate), whose protein sequence is MVFILTLFRSKPRVDNPAKPRRNWGRFGRSQPNAVPQVSQDFEPLTKLDSTLDKTETERTSGGHSLYEIKSVESTEPFPPLVDEIPDEPVTVTTTNGDDASELLSRSQRGSKRLSGLKALFRQSKASRDRDSVSGTTVDNITDQHESSNANAVETSSEKGGFVILSGNEAPAELEPEPDVTDETRRTSSQTTRSDESTHSNITVCRHPSQRDPTPIQEIFDEGWMWPSILNYTQEIVHRPEPSDPFSDSKNAEVAAEPSVASGNRSQKASTQASLPLENPLAVPPLPSTVNGGSSRADPSTNRTSSASSHASWTTQISHLDPNKATIAFNQLAARMNLHITIPHEVDDLEAFPSNDDKSPVNEAQGVPRRRHGLLGRVRPVRSTVALATTARPSDRKLRRTKTFSSLARRSAPMSSLRGKSVERLARLGGHSFLILPADLSPFPLQLPACIVATMMFLRKFGPNTADLFVEPGDLKAAARLYDYFASQVLLAEKDEPKIALTMRVIAMPHLETRSAGQEAAPVLSVCWVLKKLLAGLPGGTLGSIHLYQTLKAIYFAPAPEDPLPHMQNSLAALSPKTSARVQLIALAITAQTSEMQCALICAVFGLLTGLVHETERTVERMERQRQAGTAIPEDVVASLPTVDGLARVFGPLLLGADERARGAGVVLQSEDVEQEVEEQRVAELLILNWRNVSRQLKLWARYGYPARMKMPPPSDD
- a CDS encoding uncharacterized protein (ID:PFLUO_005024-T1.cds;~source:funannotate) encodes the protein MTKAEPPRLFFHSPSHGHEVFVQPSSYLRPQMASERDTIHREERQGLRAIRNFLKVRTSYDVLPLSFRLIIFDTSLSVKESLNILIQNGAPCPPSSGRTGIVSAPLWDSKASKFAGLLTTSDYINVIQYYFQNPAALDQIDQFRLDSLRGACSKLIESGRSNPDTDMGVPVKEVEKALGVAPPETISIDPERPLYEACRRMLESRARRIPLVTSDSQTDRSHVLSVVTQYRILKFVAVNVPDTQKLRRPLGEILLGSYNNVASASMDTPVIDVIHILVERSISSVPILNSEGVVYNVFEAVDVITLIKGGFYDDLSLTVGEALKKRSADFPGIYTCSLNEGLDTIFDTIRKSRVHRLVVVDEHFKLKGVLTLSDILHYILLEGENDEA